The following proteins come from a genomic window of Synechococcus sp. BIOS-E4-1:
- a CDS encoding DUF2862 domain-containing protein — MKRLTGSEPLPTPKLESIEVGSKVRVTRVRDRIPQDMVDLLKSDAFGTVTEFRTVDGKGIGVVVELSDGSSSWFFEDEIVAA, encoded by the coding sequence ATCAAACGATTAACCGGCTCAGAACCTCTTCCAACACCGAAACTCGAGTCCATTGAGGTCGGAAGCAAAGTTCGCGTAACCCGGGTTCGTGATCGCATTCCTCAGGACATGGTTGACCTGTTGAAAAGTGATGCATTCGGCACCGTGACTGAATTCCGTACGGTCGACGGCAAAGGCATTGGAGTGGTCGTCGAGCTGAGTGATGGATCCAGCTCCTGGTTCTTTGAAGATGAAATCGTCGCAGCCTGA
- a CDS encoding transglycosylase domain-containing protein, with product MIRTRRHWILIGGSALVIGSGVALAQSAVVRAFDATLPDARGISRFNRPGTITLLASNGAVIQKLGPATREKIQPGQMPLLVKQAFIAAEDRRFYEHNGVDIWGIGRALVRNVRQRAVREGASTITQQLARTVFLSQDRTITRKLKEAALAYKLERQLSKEQILEQYLNYVYLGASAYGLSDAAWVYYSKTPDQLNLQEAALIAGLPPAPSVYSPLVNPELALERRSIVLNRMRQAGFITASEAELARTSPLDLKPAIPKYFNSSAPYFTSWVAQQLPQLLTPEQIEVGGLKIRTSLNLDWQKKAQQVVRKFAPFNTEGVIVSMEPGTGLVRVMVGGKNFSSSQFNRATQGLRSPGSTFKLFPYAAAISSGVKPEDIFVDSPRCWSGYCPKNFRNKYFGNISLADALKNSLNTVAVQLQDKVGFDAIISTANKLGIGNERPLGKYYPMAIGAYEQTVLDMTAAYAAVANRGVYVKPMAFEEIRGPEDNVLWSRRIDGEKGSRALDSEVADAMNWMLQRVVTGGTGAAARLDDRPVAGKTGTSEGARDLWFIGSIPQLTTAVWFGYDNNAETKSSSGEAAWAWKQFMTQVKGSYNVQNFPPKPVLNRPFKGPKKKGRTPGGDSATGGNGDQPFSSGEQTTPVAPVAPPRRYIAPDDGPPVDENFRPLPVQ from the coding sequence GTGATTCGCACCCGTCGTCATTGGATCCTGATCGGCGGTTCAGCCCTCGTGATCGGCAGTGGTGTGGCTCTGGCCCAATCTGCTGTGGTGAGAGCATTCGATGCCACACTCCCGGACGCACGCGGCATCAGCCGTTTCAACAGACCCGGCACCATCACCCTGCTGGCCAGCAACGGAGCGGTGATTCAGAAACTGGGTCCGGCGACCCGCGAGAAGATCCAACCGGGGCAGATGCCTCTGCTCGTGAAGCAGGCGTTCATCGCCGCGGAAGACCGGCGCTTTTATGAGCACAACGGTGTTGATATCTGGGGAATCGGCCGGGCCCTGGTGCGCAACGTGCGCCAGAGAGCGGTTCGGGAAGGCGCCAGCACGATCACCCAGCAACTGGCTCGCACGGTGTTCCTCAGCCAGGACCGCACGATCACGCGCAAGCTCAAGGAAGCAGCGCTGGCCTACAAACTCGAACGCCAGCTCAGCAAGGAGCAGATACTCGAGCAATACCTGAACTATGTCTATCTCGGGGCCAGCGCTTATGGGCTGTCCGATGCCGCCTGGGTTTATTACTCCAAGACACCGGATCAACTCAATCTTCAGGAAGCCGCACTGATTGCAGGCCTGCCTCCGGCTCCATCGGTGTATTCACCCCTGGTGAATCCCGAACTGGCCCTGGAGCGGCGAAGCATCGTGCTCAATCGGATGCGACAGGCTGGCTTCATCACCGCAAGTGAAGCCGAGCTGGCACGCACCAGCCCGCTCGATCTCAAACCAGCCATTCCCAAATATTTCAACAGCTCAGCGCCTTACTTCACCAGCTGGGTTGCTCAACAGTTACCGCAGCTGCTCACCCCCGAGCAGATCGAGGTGGGAGGCCTGAAGATCCGCACCAGCCTCAACCTCGACTGGCAGAAGAAAGCCCAGCAGGTGGTCCGCAAGTTTGCCCCGTTCAACACCGAAGGGGTGATCGTGTCGATGGAACCCGGCACTGGCCTGGTGCGGGTGATGGTGGGAGGCAAGAACTTCAGCAGCAGTCAATTCAACAGAGCAACCCAGGGCCTGCGCTCGCCGGGATCCACCTTCAAGCTGTTTCCCTATGCCGCCGCCATCAGTTCCGGAGTGAAGCCGGAAGACATCTTTGTGGATTCTCCCCGCTGCTGGTCCGGGTACTGCCCCAAGAATTTCCGCAACAAATACTTCGGCAATATTTCGCTCGCAGACGCTCTCAAGAATTCTCTGAACACGGTGGCCGTGCAGCTTCAGGACAAGGTCGGCTTCGACGCGATCATCAGCACCGCAAACAAGCTGGGCATTGGCAACGAGCGACCTCTCGGCAAGTACTACCCAATGGCGATCGGCGCCTATGAGCAGACCGTGCTCGACATGACCGCGGCCTATGCCGCAGTGGCCAATCGCGGTGTGTACGTGAAGCCGATGGCCTTCGAAGAGATCCGCGGCCCTGAAGACAACGTTCTCTGGAGCAGGCGCATCGATGGTGAGAAGGGCAGTCGGGCACTCGACAGCGAGGTGGCCGATGCCATGAACTGGATGCTGCAACGGGTGGTGACAGGAGGAACGGGTGCTGCAGCCCGCCTCGACGATCGCCCCGTAGCTGGCAAAACCGGAACCTCTGAAGGAGCCAGGGACCTGTGGTTTATCGGCTCCATCCCACAGCTCACCACCGCAGTGTGGTTCGGCTACGACAACAATGCTGAAACCAAAAGTAGCAGCGGCGAGGCTGCCTGGGCCTGGAAGCAATTCATGACTCAGGTCAAAGGCAGCTACAACGTCCAGAACTTCCCTCCTAAACCGGTGCTCAACCGCCCCTTCAAAGGGCCTAAGAAGAAGGGCCGCACCCCAGGGGGAGACTCAGCAACCGGTGGCAATGGTGATCAGCCCTTCAGCAGCGGAGAACAAACCACACCAGTCGCGCCGGTCGCACCACCCAGGCGCTACATCGCTCCAGA
- the chlG gene encoding chlorophyll synthase ChlG, translating to MSDARQLLGMKGASGTTNIWKLRLQLMKPVTWIPLIWGVVCGAAASGNYEWRLDHVLAAIACMVMSGPLLAGYTQTINDYYDREIDAINEPYRPIPSGAISLGQVRLQIWVLLLSGLAVAWGLDQWANHEIPVLFLLAIGGSLVSYIYSAPPLKLKQNGWLGNYALGASYIALPWWAGQALFGQLTWATALLTLAYSLAGLGIAVVNDFKSVEGDRALGLQSLPVAFGIGPASWISAGMIDVFQLLMVAVLIAIGQHFAAVLLVLLIVPQITFQDIWLLRDPVAYDVKYQASAQPFLVLGMLVTALAIGHSPLTQVM from the coding sequence GTGAGTGACGCCCGTCAGCTGCTCGGCATGAAAGGTGCCAGCGGCACCACCAACATCTGGAAGCTGCGTCTGCAGCTGATGAAACCGGTCACCTGGATCCCCTTGATCTGGGGCGTTGTCTGCGGTGCAGCCGCAAGCGGGAACTACGAATGGCGGCTTGATCACGTGCTCGCAGCCATCGCATGCATGGTGATGAGCGGCCCCCTGCTGGCGGGGTACACCCAGACCATCAACGACTACTACGACCGCGAAATCGACGCGATCAACGAGCCTTACCGCCCGATTCCCTCCGGTGCGATTTCCCTCGGACAGGTCAGGCTGCAGATCTGGGTCTTGCTGCTGAGCGGACTGGCCGTGGCCTGGGGGCTCGACCAGTGGGCCAACCATGAAATCCCTGTGCTCTTCCTGCTGGCGATCGGCGGGTCTTTGGTCAGCTACATCTATTCAGCGCCTCCCCTCAAACTCAAACAGAACGGTTGGCTTGGGAACTATGCCCTCGGTGCGAGTTACATCGCCCTTCCCTGGTGGGCAGGCCAGGCACTATTCGGTCAGCTCACCTGGGCGACTGCCCTGCTCACCCTGGCCTACAGCCTTGCTGGGCTGGGAATCGCCGTCGTCAACGACTTCAAGAGCGTTGAAGGTGACCGTGCCCTCGGGCTTCAGTCACTTCCGGTCGCATTCGGAATCGGCCCCGCAAGCTGGATCAGCGCTGGAATGATCGATGTTTTTCAGCTGCTGATGGTTGCGGTGCTGATCGCAATCGGGCAGCATTTCGCTGCTGTTCTTCTTGTGCTTCTGATCGTGCCGCAGATCACCTTCCAGGACATCTGGCTGCTGCGTGATCCCGTGGCCTACGACGTGAAATACCAGGCAAGCGCGCAACCCTTTCTGGTGCTTGGAATGCTGGTCACTGCTTTAGCGATTGGTCACAGCCCTCTGACCCAAGTCATGTGA